In the Microcebus murinus isolate Inina chromosome 14, M.murinus_Inina_mat1.0, whole genome shotgun sequence genome, one interval contains:
- the LOC105860130 gene encoding UPF0728 protein C10orf53, with amino-acid sequence MPGNAVVVLRYGPYSAVGLSVEHRTFRLEGLQAVLAREGHEVILEKIEDWNVVELMVNEEVVFHCNIKDLEFGGDGKLDPLCEKARIAVLNAY; translated from the exons ATGCCGGGGAACGCGGTCGTCGTCCTGCGCTACGGGCCGTACAGCGCGGTGGGCCTGTCGGTGGAGCACCGCACCTTCCGCCTGGAGGGCCTGCAAG CTGTGCTGGCCAGAGAAGGGCACGAGGTCATCCTGGAGAAGATAGAAGACTGGAATGTGGTAGAACTCATGGTGAATGAAGAAGTGGTCTTCCACTGCAACATCAAGGACTTGGAGTTTG GAGGCGATGGTAAATTAGACCCACTGTGTGAAAAGGCCAGGATAGCGGTGCTGAATGCTTACTGA